The Streptomyces sp. NL15-2K genome contains a region encoding:
- the rpsQ gene encoding 30S ribosomal protein S17, translating to MSESNVTEETKTDRGFRKTREGLVVSDKMDKTVVVAVEDRVKHALYGKVIRRTNKLKAHDEQNAAGVGDRVLLMETRPLSATKRWRVVEILEKAK from the coding sequence ATGAGCGAGAGCAACGTGACAGAAGAGACGAAGACGGACCGCGGTTTCCGCAAGACCCGTGAGGGTCTGGTCGTCAGCGACAAGATGGACAAGACCGTCGTCGTCGCCGTCGAGGACCGCGTCAAGCACGCGCTGTACGGCAAGGTCATCCGCCGTACGAACAAGCTCAAGGCGCACGACGAGCAGAACGCCGCGGGCGTCGGCGACCGTGTCCTCCTCATGGAGACCCGGCCGCTGTCCGCGACGAAGCGCTGGCGCGTCGTCGAGATCCTCGAGAAGGCCAAGTAG
- a CDS encoding DUF397 domain-containing protein: protein MIRKASAGDASELAWFKSSYSGGTNGESCVELATTPGTIHVRDSKNADGPRLAFSPATWANFVPYVS, encoded by the coding sequence ATGATCCGCAAGGCCTCTGCTGGGGACGCCTCCGAACTGGCGTGGTTCAAGAGCAGCTACAGCGGCGGTACCAACGGCGAATCCTGCGTCGAACTCGCCACCACCCCTGGCACCATCCACGTCCGCGACTCCAAGAACGCGGACGGCCCTCGCCTGGCCTTCTCGCCTGCCACCTGGGCGAACTTCGTGCCGTACGTGTCGTAG
- the rplV gene encoding 50S ribosomal protein L22 produces the protein MEARAQARYIRVTPMKARRVVDLIRGMDATEAQAVLRFAPQAASVPVGKVLDSAIANAAHNYDHTDVDSLYIAEAYVDEGPTLKRFRPRAQGRAYRIRKRTSHITVVVSSKEGTR, from the coding sequence ATGGAAGCCAGGGCCCAGGCGCGGTACATCCGCGTCACGCCCATGAAGGCCCGCCGCGTGGTGGACCTCATCCGTGGCATGGACGCCACGGAGGCTCAGGCGGTCCTGCGTTTCGCCCCGCAGGCCGCGAGCGTGCCGGTCGGCAAGGTGCTGGACAGCGCCATCGCCAACGCCGCGCACAACTACGACCACACCGATGTCGACAGCCTCTACATTGCCGAGGCCTACGTCGACGAGGGCCCGACTCTGAAGCGGTTCCGTCCGCGCGCCCAGGGCCGTGCCTACCGGATCCGCAAGCGGACCAGCCACATCACCGTGGTCGTCAGCAGCAAGGAAGGAACCCGGTAA
- the rpmC gene encoding 50S ribosomal protein L29: protein MSAGTKASELRELGDEELLAKLREAKEELFNLRFQAATGQLENHGRLKAVRKDIARIYTLMRERELGIETVESA from the coding sequence ATGTCGGCCGGTACCAAGGCGTCCGAGCTGCGCGAGCTGGGTGACGAGGAGCTTCTGGCGAAGCTCCGCGAAGCCAAGGAAGAGCTGTTCAACCTCCGCTTCCAGGCGGCGACCGGTCAGCTCGAGAACCACGGTCGGCTGAAGGCCGTCCGCAAGGACATCGCGCGGATCTACACCCTGATGCGTGAGCGCGAGCTGGGCATCGAGACGGTGGAGAGCGCCTGA
- the rplN gene encoding 50S ribosomal protein L14, translating to MIQQESRLRVADNTGAKEILCIRVLGGSGRRYAGIGDVIVATVKDAIPGGNVKKGDVVKAVIVRTVKERRRPDGSYIRFDENAAVILKNDGDPRGTRIFGPVGRELREKKFMKIISLAPEVL from the coding sequence GTGATCCAGCAGGAGTCGCGACTGCGTGTCGCCGACAACACTGGTGCGAAGGAAATCCTTTGCATCCGTGTGCTCGGTGGCTCCGGTCGCCGCTACGCGGGCATCGGTGACGTCATCGTCGCCACCGTCAAGGACGCGATCCCCGGTGGCAACGTGAAGAAGGGTGACGTCGTCAAGGCGGTCATCGTTCGCACCGTCAAGGAGCGCCGCCGTCCGGACGGCTCGTACATCCGCTTCGACGAGAACGCCGCCGTCATTCTGAAGAACGACGGCGACCCTCGCGGCACCCGTATCTTCGGCCCCGTCGGCCGTGAGCTGCGCGAGAAGAAGTTCATGAAGATCATCTCGCTCGCGCCGGAGGTGCTGTAA
- the rplP gene encoding 50S ribosomal protein L16 has product MLIPRRVKHRKQHHPKRRGEAKGGTTVAFGEYGIQALTPAYVTNRQIEAARIAMTRHIKRGGKVWINIYPDRPLTKKPAETRMGSGKGSPEWWVANVHPGRVMFELSYPNEKIAREALTRAAHKLPMKCRIVKREAGEA; this is encoded by the coding sequence ATGCTGATCCCCCGTAGGGTCAAGCACCGCAAGCAGCACCACCCGAAGCGTCGTGGTGAGGCCAAGGGCGGTACGACTGTCGCGTTCGGCGAGTACGGCATCCAGGCGCTGACCCCGGCCTACGTGACGAACCGCCAGATCGAGGCGGCTCGTATCGCGATGACCCGCCACATCAAGCGTGGCGGCAAGGTCTGGATCAACATCTACCCGGACCGCCCGCTGACGAAGAAGCCCGCCGAGACCCGCATGGGTTCCGGTAAGGGCTCCCCCGAGTGGTGGGTCGCGAACGTGCACCCGGGCCGGGTCATGTTCGAGCTGTCCTACCCGAACGAGAAGATTGCGCGTGAGGCCCTCACTCGTGCGGCGCACAAGCTGCCGATGAAGTGCCGGATCGTCAAGCGCGAGGCAGGTGAAGCGTGA
- the rplC gene encoding 50S ribosomal protein L3, which translates to MAKQIKGILGEKLGMTQVWDANNRVVPVTVVKAGPNVVTQVRTNDSDGYESVQIAFGEIDPRKVNKPLKGHFAKADVTPRRHLVEIRTADASEYTLGQEITAEVFEAGVKVDVTGKSKGKGFAGVMKRHNFGGLGAGHGTQRKHRSPGSIGGCATPGRVFKGLRMAGRMGNERVTTQNLTVHAVDAEKGLLLIKGAVPGPNGGLVLVRTAAKGA; encoded by the coding sequence ATGGCTAAGCAGATCAAGGGCATCCTGGGCGAGAAGCTCGGCATGACGCAGGTGTGGGACGCGAACAACCGTGTTGTTCCGGTCACCGTCGTCAAGGCCGGCCCGAACGTCGTGACCCAGGTCCGTACGAATGACAGTGACGGCTACGAGTCGGTCCAGATCGCCTTCGGCGAGATCGACCCGCGCAAGGTGAACAAGCCCCTCAAGGGCCACTTCGCCAAGGCCGACGTCACCCCCCGTCGCCACCTCGTCGAGATCCGCACCGCGGACGCCTCCGAGTACACGCTCGGCCAGGAGATCACCGCTGAGGTGTTCGAGGCCGGCGTCAAGGTCGACGTGACCGGCAAGAGCAAGGGCAAGGGCTTCGCCGGTGTCATGAAGCGCCACAACTTCGGTGGCCTCGGCGCCGGACACGGCACCCAGCGCAAGCACCGCTCGCCCGGTTCCATCGGTGGCTGCGCCACCCCGGGCCGTGTGTTCAAGGGCCTCCGCATGGCGGGTCGTATGGGCAACGAGCGCGTCACCACCCAGAACCTGACCGTCCACGCCGTTGACGCGGAGAAGGGTCTGCTGCTCATCAAGGGCGCGGTTCCCGGTCCGAACGGCGGCCTCGTCCTGGTCCGCACCGCGGCCAAGGGGGCCTGA
- the rplW gene encoding 50S ribosomal protein L23 produces MATRHPSIASKAAKAAKAARVAKARRHEAEGKNTVETPLSKSFTDPRDVLLKPVVSEKSYALLDEGKYTFVVDPRANKTQIKQAVQAVFSVKVTGVNTINRQGKRKRTRTGFGKRADSKRAIVTLAEGDRIDIFGGPTS; encoded by the coding sequence ATGGCTACGCGTCACCCCTCCATCGCCTCCAAGGCCGCCAAGGCCGCGAAGGCCGCGCGCGTCGCCAAGGCGCGTCGCCACGAGGCCGAGGGCAAGAACACCGTCGAGACGCCGCTGAGCAAGTCCTTCACGGACCCCCGTGACGTGCTGCTCAAGCCGGTCGTCTCCGAGAAGAGCTACGCGCTTCTCGACGAGGGCAAGTACACGTTCGTCGTCGACCCGCGTGCCAACAAGACCCAGATCAAGCAGGCCGTCCAGGCGGTCTTCTCGGTCAAGGTCACCGGGGTCAACACGATCAACCGCCAGGGCAAGCGCAAGCGGACCCGCACGGGCTTCGGCAAGCGTGCCGACAGCAAGCGCGCGATCGTGACCCTTGCCGAGGGCGACCGTATCGACATCTTCGGCGGTCCGACCTCCTGA
- the rpsC gene encoding 30S ribosomal protein S3 encodes MGQKVNPHGFRLGVTTDFKSRWYADKLYKDYVKEDVAIRRMMTSGMERAGISKVEIERTRDRVRVDIHTARPGIVIGRRGAEADRIRGDLEKLTGKQVQLNILEVKNPETDAQLVAQAVAEQLSSRVSFRRAMRKSMQSAMKAGAKGIKIQCGGRLGGAEMSRSEFYREGRVPLHTLRANVDYGFFEAKTTFGRIGVKVWIYKGDVKNIAEVRAENAAARAGNRPARGGGADRPARGGRGGGERRGRKPQQAAGAEAPKAEAPAAAPAESTGTEA; translated from the coding sequence ATGGGCCAGAAGGTAAACCCGCACGGGTTCCGGCTCGGTGTCACCACCGACTTCAAGTCGCGGTGGTACGCCGACAAGCTGTACAAGGACTACGTCAAGGAAGACGTCGCCATCCGTCGGATGATGACGTCCGGCATGGAGCGCGCCGGCATCTCGAAGGTGGAGATCGAGCGCACCCGTGACCGTGTGCGTGTGGACATCCACACCGCGCGTCCGGGCATCGTCATCGGCCGCCGTGGCGCCGAGGCCGACCGCATCCGCGGTGACCTCGAGAAGCTCACGGGCAAGCAGGTCCAGCTGAACATCCTCGAGGTCAAGAACCCCGAGACCGACGCTCAGCTGGTTGCCCAGGCCGTCGCCGAGCAGCTCTCCTCCCGCGTCTCCTTCCGTCGGGCCATGCGCAAGAGCATGCAGTCCGCCATGAAGGCCGGCGCCAAGGGCATCAAGATCCAGTGCGGTGGCCGCCTCGGCGGCGCCGAGATGTCCCGCTCGGAGTTCTACCGCGAGGGCCGCGTGCCCCTGCACACGCTCCGCGCGAACGTGGACTACGGCTTCTTCGAGGCCAAGACGACCTTCGGCCGCATCGGTGTGAAGGTCTGGATCTACAAGGGCGACGTCAAGAACATCGCCGAGGTCCGCGCCGAGAACGCTGCCGCCCGTGCGGGTAACCGCCCGGCCCGCGGTGGCGGTGCCGACCGTCCGGCCCGTGGTGGCCGCGGTGGCGGCGAGCGGCGCGGTCGCAAGCCGCAGCAGGCTGCAGGCGCCGAGGCCCCCAAGGCCGAGGCTCCCGCCGCCGCTCCGGCTGAGAGCACCGGAACGGAGGCCTGA
- the rplB gene encoding 50S ribosomal protein L2, protein MGIRKYKPTTPGRRGSSVADFVEVTRSTPEKSLVRPLHSKGGRNNSGRVTVRHQGGGHKRAYRVIDFRRHDKDGVPAKVAHIEYDPNRTARIALLHYADGEKRYILAPRNLQQGDRVENGPGADIKPGNNLALRNIPVGTTIHAIELRPGGGAKFARSAGASVQLLAKEGQMAHLRMPSGEIRLVDVRCRATVGEVGNAEQSNINWGKAGRKRWLGVRPTVRGVAMNPVDHPHGGGEGKTSGGRHPVSPWGQKEGRTRAPKKASNKYIVRRRKTNKKR, encoded by the coding sequence ATGGGAATCCGCAAGTACAAGCCGACGACGCCGGGCCGCCGTGGCTCCTCCGTCGCCGACTTCGTCGAGGTCACGCGGTCCACGCCGGAGAAGTCGCTGGTCCGCCCCCTGCACAGCAAGGGCGGCCGTAACAATTCCGGTCGTGTGACCGTCCGCCACCAGGGCGGTGGCCACAAGCGCGCCTACCGCGTGATCGACTTCCGTCGTCACGACAAGGACGGCGTGCCGGCGAAGGTCGCGCACATCGAGTACGACCCCAACCGCACCGCGCGCATCGCGCTGCTGCACTACGCCGACGGCGAGAAGCGCTACATCCTCGCCCCGCGCAACCTGCAGCAGGGTGACCGCGTCGAGAACGGCCCGGGGGCCGACATCAAGCCGGGCAACAACCTGGCGCTGCGCAACATCCCGGTCGGTACCACGATCCACGCGATCGAGCTCCGTCCGGGCGGCGGTGCCAAGTTCGCCCGCTCCGCCGGTGCCTCCGTGCAGCTGCTCGCGAAGGAGGGCCAGATGGCCCACCTCCGCATGCCCTCCGGTGAGATCCGCCTGGTCGACGTGCGCTGCCGCGCCACCGTCGGCGAGGTCGGCAACGCCGAGCAGAGCAACATCAACTGGGGTAAGGCCGGCCGCAAGCGCTGGCTGGGCGTTCGCCCGACCGTTCGCGGTGTGGCGATGAACCCGGTTGACCACCCGCACGGTGGTGGTGAGGGCAAGACCTCCGGTGGTCGCCACCCGGTCTCCCCGTGGGGTCAGAAGGAAGGTCGTACTCGTGCTCCCAAGAAGGCGAGCAACAAGTACATCGTCCGCCGCCGCAAGACGAACAAGAAGCGCTAG
- the rplD gene encoding 50S ribosomal protein L4 — protein MSTVDILSPAGDKAGTVELPAEIFDVEKVSIPLIHQVVVAQLAAARQGTHKTKTRGEVRGGGKKPYRQKGTGRARQGSTRAPQFAGGGVVHGPVPRDYSQRTPKKMKAAALRHALTDRARHNRIHVVSGVIEGETPSTKAAKSLFDKISERKNLLLVVDRADEAAWLSARNLPQIHILEPGQLNTYDVLVSDDVVFTQAAFESFVSGTPSAERNNDTEGSEA, from the coding sequence ATGAGCACTGTTGACATCCTTTCGCCGGCGGGCGACAAGGCCGGTACCGTCGAGCTCCCCGCGGAGATCTTCGACGTGGAGAAGGTCAGCATTCCGCTGATCCACCAGGTCGTCGTCGCACAGCTGGCCGCTGCCCGCCAGGGCACCCACAAGACCAAGACCCGCGGCGAGGTTCGTGGTGGCGGTAAGAAGCCTTACCGTCAGAAGGGCACCGGCCGCGCGCGCCAGGGCTCGACCCGCGCCCCGCAGTTCGCCGGCGGTGGCGTCGTCCACGGCCCCGTGCCGCGTGACTACTCGCAGCGGACCCCGAAGAAGATGAAGGCCGCGGCCCTGCGCCACGCCCTCACCGACCGGGCCCGCCACAACCGCATCCACGTCGTCTCCGGCGTGATCGAGGGCGAGACCCCCTCCACGAAGGCCGCCAAGTCGCTGTTCGACAAGATCTCGGAGCGCAAGAACCTGCTCCTGGTCGTCGACCGCGCCGACGAGGCCGCGTGGCTGTCCGCCCGCAACCTGCCCCAGATCCACATCCTGGAGCCGGGCCAGCTGAACACGTACGACGTTCTCGTCTCCGACGACGTGGTCTTCACCCAGGCCGCCTTCGAGTCCTTCGTGTCCGGCACGCCCAGTGCCGAGCGGAACAATGACACCGAAGGGAGCGAGGCCTGA
- the rplX gene encoding 50S ribosomal protein L24 — translation MKIKKGDLVQVITGKDKGKQGKVIAAFPREDRVLVEGVNRVKKHTKAGPTARGSQAGGIVTTEAPIHVSNVQLVVEKDGNKVVTRVGYRFDEEGNKIRVAKRTGEDI, via the coding sequence ATGAAGATCAAGAAGGGCGACCTGGTCCAGGTCATCACCGGTAAGGACAAGGGCAAGCAGGGCAAGGTCATCGCGGCCTTCCCCCGCGAGGACCGTGTTCTGGTCGAGGGTGTCAACCGGGTCAAGAAGCACACCAAGGCCGGTCCCACAGCGCGTGGTTCGCAGGCCGGCGGCATCGTCACCACCGAGGCCCCGATTCACGTGAGCAATGTTCAGCTCGTCGTGGAGAAGGACGGCAACAAGGTCGTGACCCGCGTCGGTTACCGCTTCGACGAAGAGGGCAACAAGATCCGCGTTGCCAAGCGGACGGGTGAGGACATCTGA
- the rpsS gene encoding 30S ribosomal protein S19 encodes MPRSLKKGPFVDDHLIKKVDAQNEAGSKNVIKTWSRRSMIVPAMLGHTIAVHNGKTHIPVFVTESMVGHKLGEFSPTRTFRGHVKDDRKSKRR; translated from the coding sequence ATGCCGCGCAGTCTCAAGAAGGGGCCCTTCGTCGACGACCACCTGATCAAGAAGGTGGACGCCCAGAACGAAGCGGGTTCCAAGAACGTCATCAAGACCTGGTCCCGTCGCTCGATGATCGTCCCGGCCATGCTGGGCCACACGATCGCGGTGCACAACGGCAAGACCCACATTCCGGTGTTCGTCACCGAGTCGATGGTCGGCCACAAGCTCGGCGAGTTCTCGCCGACGCGCACCTTCCGGGGTCACGTCAAGGACGACCGGAAGTCGAAGCGCCGCTAA
- the rpsJ gene encoding 30S ribosomal protein S10, producing MAGQKIRIRLKAYDHEVIDSSAKKIVETVTRTGASVAGPVPLPTEKNVYCVIKSPHKYKDSREHFEMRTHKRLIDILDPTPKTVDSLMRLDLPAGVDIEIKL from the coding sequence ATGGCGGGACAGAAGATCCGCATCCGGCTCAAGGCCTACGACCACGAGGTCATCGACAGCTCGGCGAAGAAGATCGTCGAGACGGTGACGCGTACTGGTGCGTCGGTCGCGGGCCCGGTGCCGCTGCCCACTGAGAAGAACGTGTACTGCGTCATCAAGTCGCCGCACAAGTACAAGGACTCGCGCGAGCACTTCGAGATGCGCACGCACAAGCGCCTGATCGACATCCTCGACCCGACCCCCAAGACCGTTGACTCTCTGATGCGACTCGACCTCCCGGCCGGTGTCGACATCGAGATCAAGCTCTGA
- a CDS encoding helix-turn-helix transcriptional regulator, with protein MTVEAEAGRLKTEADEPGWEVDADDEWGVAVIATVGRQLKLRREAVGMRAADFGKAVGYGEDLVYKIEGGKRIPRQEYLDKADQVLKAGGLIAATWEDVKKVRYPKKVRELGKLEAKAVEIGVYECNIIAGLLQTPEHARTLIEAWQPPYSPDDVERMVAARMARQSVFDRDPAPSIHFVLEEAPLRREIGGTMVWRQQLQRLLEVGRMRNVTLQVMPTNSGAHPGLDGRIELLKFEDGTAVGRADGAFYGRPVSDPRQLRILELLYGTIRAQALPTRESLAFVEQLLGET; from the coding sequence ATGACGGTCGAGGCAGAGGCGGGGCGGCTCAAGACGGAGGCGGACGAGCCGGGTTGGGAGGTCGATGCTGACGACGAGTGGGGTGTCGCGGTCATCGCGACCGTCGGGCGGCAGCTGAAGCTGCGGCGAGAGGCGGTGGGGATGCGGGCCGCCGACTTCGGGAAGGCGGTCGGGTACGGGGAGGACCTCGTCTACAAGATCGAGGGCGGGAAGCGGATTCCCCGGCAGGAGTACCTGGACAAGGCCGACCAGGTGTTGAAGGCGGGTGGCCTCATCGCGGCGACATGGGAGGACGTGAAGAAGGTCCGGTACCCGAAGAAGGTGCGGGAGCTGGGGAAGCTGGAGGCCAAGGCGGTCGAGATCGGTGTGTACGAGTGCAACATCATCGCTGGGCTGTTGCAGACGCCGGAGCATGCGCGAACCCTGATCGAGGCCTGGCAGCCGCCGTACTCACCGGACGATGTGGAACGCATGGTGGCCGCTCGTATGGCCAGGCAGTCGGTCTTCGACCGGGACCCGGCTCCGTCGATCCACTTCGTCCTGGAAGAGGCGCCGCTGCGACGGGAAATCGGAGGCACAATGGTGTGGCGGCAACAGCTCCAACGTCTGCTGGAGGTGGGCCGAATGCGCAACGTAACGCTCCAGGTGATGCCGACAAACAGCGGAGCCCATCCGGGGCTTGACGGCAGGATCGAGCTGCTGAAGTTTGAGGACGGTACGGCCGTGGGGCGCGCCGACGGCGCCTTCTACGGTCGGCCTGTCTCCGATCCGAGGCAACTCCGCATCCTTGAGCTGCTGTATGGCACCATCCGGGCGCAAGCCCTCCCGACACGGGAGTCGCTGGCCTTCGTCGAGCAACTGCTGGGAGAGACATGA